CCAGAATAATTGGGATAATCAGCAGGGCGCCGACCAGCATAAAGCCCTGGCTTTGCGGAGGTGCCGCGGCCTGCCACAACGTGATATCCGGCGGAATAATATGCGGCCAGATACTGATGCCAAGGCCGCTAAACCCGAGAAAAATCAGCCCCAGTGTCTGCACAAACGGCAACGTGTGGGAGTCCGGGTTGCCGAGACTGCGCCACAGCCAGGCACTCAGTACCACAACTAACAGTGGCACTGGCGAGAAGAAGTAGAGATTCGGCAAGCTGAACCAGCGATCGGCAATCGCGGAATGCGTCAGCGGTGTCCACAGGCTAATCACGGCAATCACCACTAACATCGCCAGCAACAGTTTTCTCGCGGCTTTGCGCATTTTCCCCTGCAGTGGCGCTTCGCTTTTCATCACCAGCCAGCTCGCGCCGAGCAAGGCATAAGCGATGACCAGCCCAACACCGCAAAACAGATTAAACGGCGTCAGCCAGTCGAGCGCACCGCCGCTAAATGTGCGGCCTGTCACCTGAAAACCGTTAAGCACCGCGCCCACCACCACCCCCTGGGTAAAGGTGGCAAGCAGCGAGCCGGAGATAAACGCTTTATCCCAGAATGGCCGGTGCGCCGGAGTGGCTTTAAAGCGAAACTCAAAGGCCACGCCGCGAAAGATAAGCCCGATCAGCATTAAGGTCAGCGGAATAGTCAGCGCATCGACAATCACTGCATACGCTAGCGGAAACGCGCCGAATAACCCCGCGCCGCCCAGCACCAGCCAGGTCTCGTTGCCATCCCAGACCGGCGCGACACTGTTGACCATCACGTCGCGATCGTGCGCGTCACGCGTGACGGGAAACAGAATGCCGATACCAAGGTCAAAACCGTCCATCACGATATACATCAGCGTGGCGAAGACGATAATGACAAACCAGATTAATGAAAGATCGATGCCCATTATTTATCCTCATCCGCGTCGAGATGTTCACCCACCGCTGAAAGGGGGCGCGCCGGTGTGCCTTGTGTCGCGTGCTCATCACGCTCATCTGGTCCTTTGGTGATAAGCCGCACCATGTAGCTGTAACCCACGCCAAACACGGAACAGTAGACAACAAAGAACGCCAGCAAACTGAGGCTCATTTGCAAGTCGCCATGCGCGGAAACCGCATCAGCCGTGCGCAGCAAGCCATACACCACCCACGGCTGGCGACCCACTTCCGTCGTGACCCAACCGGCAAGAATGGCGATCAAACCTGCCGGCCCCATCCATAGCGCAAAGTATAAAAACGGCCGCGACTGATACAGCCTGTCTTTGAAACGCAGCCACAGCGCCGCCACACCCAGACCAATCATCAGCACGCCAAGCCCGACCATTATGCGAAACGACCAAAACACAATCGGCGAATAGGGACGTTCATCTTTCGGGAAATCTTTTAGCGCCGGGACTTGCTTATCCAGGCTGTGTGTCAGGATCAGGCTCCCGAGCGCCGGGATCGCCACGGCGTAACGCGTGCGCTCCTGCTCCATATCCGGCAGGCCAAAAAGCAGCAGCGGCGTCGCTTCTCCGGGC
This genomic interval from Kosakonia sacchari SP1 contains the following:
- the cydB gene encoding cytochrome d ubiquinol oxidase subunit II, whose protein sequence is MGIDLSLIWFVIIVFATLMYIVMDGFDLGIGILFPVTRDAHDRDVMVNSVAPVWDGNETWLVLGGAGLFGAFPLAYAVIVDALTIPLTLMLIGLIFRGVAFEFRFKATPAHRPFWDKAFISGSLLATFTQGVVVGAVLNGFQVTGRTFSGGALDWLTPFNLFCGVGLVIAYALLGASWLVMKSEAPLQGKMRKAARKLLLAMLVVIAVISLWTPLTHSAIADRWFSLPNLYFFSPVPLLVVVLSAWLWRSLGNPDSHTLPFVQTLGLIFLGFSGLGISIWPHIIPPDITLWQAAAPPQSQGFMLVGALLIIPIILVYTLWSYYVFRGKVQHGEGYH